From a region of the Vanrija pseudolonga chromosome 2, complete sequence genome:
- the gdh-1 gene encoding NAD-specific glutamate dehydrogenase: MATPTSPTPTSGAVPAIPAHLQVPSRPQSENRLKEKVGYVQSPFPLKASQQAQVAQILSQSGFIPPDFVQGEVDWFYNSLGIDNAYFIAESPQVISDHILALYSAKVLAYTKHDPAKLVIDLEKITTEADLKEGGKEGAVFIHSSAAGISARDGPGATVEKRIDELYLDKSTSDKSYRLETYRSTGSVSQDSSQQLRCYFVSPCNFPKTPEVKDAEGRTDIKSVSDSAFLEKATPNTVEIYQSVLNEVERRNGPVIELFEIEDSPTREHRIVIGYKQGGTHQYFAALSDLYHFYGLYSARKYVEQFANGITIISLYLNPVPNSRAPPIEHSIHQVVREASLLYCLPDNPFFAVAEDETPHAVQEATYAYVGWIFTQHFCNRLGPSYLALKNVLDDNNPDHEAVLARIKTRFREETFTPTNIRETIQAHPELIRQLYINFAMTHYPAADEASQLTPTLSFQRIKTEQPLSDADLLTQIRKKASNQHAAQILEAFLVFNKHVLKSNFYQPTKVALSFRLDPGFLPEIEYPKQPFGIFLVVGSDFRGFHVRFRDVARGGIRLVRSRGKENYNANVRTLFDENYALAATQTLKNKDIPEGGSKGTILPSLGANPHQCFEKYIDSVIDLLIPGQSPGIKGPIVDISGRQSPEILFLGPDEGTAEMMDWAALHAKSRGAPWWKSFTTGKSAEKLGGIPHDVYGMTSLSVRQYILGVYKAHGLNEKEVTKLQTGGPDGDLGSNEILLSNDKTVGIIDGSGVLYDPQGLNRAELVRLARARKMIIEFDDSKLGPEGYKVLVDQQDYKLPSGEVIPDTTDFRNNFHFRVKCDIFVPCGGRPEAVNIGNVSRLIDSDGKPHFKYVVEGANLFFSQQARLFLEKKGVVQYKDSSTNKGGVTSSSLEVLAGLSLSDSEYTDLMIFKDGKPSPFYQSYVKDIQQKICENAAAEYNCINKQWHKLKGAKPRTLISDQLSSTLNKLQDDLEFSDLYDNVKSRNNVLAHAFPKTLQDKIGLDKLVERLPEVYLRAVWSAWVSSNYIYQNSLEATNVDFFHFFSKLAV; the protein is encoded by the exons ATGGCTACCCCAACatcgcccacccccaccagtGGC GCTGTCCCCGCTATCCCGGCCCACCTCCAGGTCCCCTCGCGTCCCCAGTCCGAGAACCGCCTCAAGGAGAAGGT CGGCTACGTCCAGTCGCCTTTCCCCCTCAAGGCTTCTCAGCAGGCCCAGGTCGCCCAGATCCTCTCCCAGTCGGGCTTCATCCCTCCTGATTTCGTCCAGGGAGAGGTCGACTGGTTCTACAACTCGCTCGGCATTGACAACGCCTACTT CATCGCCGAGAGCCCCCAGGTTATCTCGGACcacatcctcgccctctacTCGGCCAAGGTCCTTGCCTACACCAAGCACGACCCCGCCAAGCTCGTGATCGACCTCGAGAAGATCaccaccgaggccgacctcaaggagggcggcaaggagggtgCCGTCTTCATCCactcctccgccgccggtATCTCGGCCAGGGATGGCCCCGGTGCCACCGTCGAGAAGCGCATCGACGAGCTCTACCTTGACAAGTCGACCAGCGACAAGTCGTACCGCCTCGAGACTTACCGCTCGACCGGCTCGGTCTCGCAGGACTCGTCGCAGCAGCTCCGTTGCTACTTCGTCTCCCCCTGCAACTTCCCCAAGACTCCCGAAgtcaaggacgccgagggtcGTACCGACATCAAGTCGGTCTCGGACTCTGCTTTCCTCGAGAAGGCTACTCCCAACACTGTTGAGATCTACCAGAGCGTCCTCAacgaggttgagcgccgcAACGGCCCCGTCATCGAGCTCTTCGAGATCGAGGACTCGCCCACTCGCGAGCACCGCATTGTCATTGGCTACAAGCAGGGCGGCACCCACCAGTACTTTGCCGCTCTCTCGGACCTCTACCACTTCTACGGCCTCTACTCGGCCCGCAAGTACGTCGAGCAGTTCGCCAACGGCATCACCATCATCTCGCTCTACCTGAACCCCGTTCCCAACTCGCGTGCTCCTCCTATCGAGCACTCGATCCACCAGGTCGTCCGTGAGGCCTCGCTCCTCTACTGCCTGCCCGACAACCCATTCTTTGCCGTTGCCGAGGATGAGACCCCCCACGCTGTCCAGGAGGCCACCTACGCCTACGTTGGATGGATCTTCACCCAGCACTTCTGCAACCGTCTTGGTCCCTCGTACCTTGCCCTCAAGAACGTTCTTGACGACAACAACCCCGACCACGAGGCGGTCCTTGCCCGTATCAAGACGCGTTTCCGTGAGGAGACCTTCACGCCCACCAACATCCGCGAGACCATCCAGGCCCACCCCGAGCTCATCCGCCAGCTCTACATCAACTTTGCAATGACCCActaccccgccgccgacgaggcctCGCAGCTTACGCCTACGCTCTCGTTCCAGCGTATCAAGACTGAGCAGCCCCTctcggacgccgacctcctcacTCAGATCCGCAAGAAGGCGTCCAACCAGCACGCTGCCCAGATCCTTGAGGCTTTCCTCGTCTTCAACAAGCACGTTCTCAAGAGCAACTTTTACCAGCCCACCAAGGTTGCCCTCTCGTTCCGCCTTGACCCCGGATTCCTCCCAGAGATCGAGTACCCCAAGCAGCCTTTCGGCATCTTCCTCGTTGTCGGCTCCGACTTCCGCGGCTTCCACGTCCGCTTCCGTGACGTTGCCCGTGGTGGTATCCGTCTCGTCCGCTCGCGCGGAAAGGAAAACTACAACGCCAACGTTCGTACTCTCTTTGACGAAAACTAcgctctcgccgccacccagaCCCTCAAGAACAAGGACATCCCCGAGGGCGGCTCCAAGGGCACCATCCTGCCTTCGCTTGGCGCCAACCCCCACCAGTGCTTTGAAAAGTACATTGACTCGGTCATTGACCTTCTCATCCCTGGTCAGTCGCCCGGCATCAAGGGCCCCATTGTCGACATCTCGGGCCGCCAGAGCCCCGAgatcctcttcctcggccccgACGAGGGTACCGCTGAGATGATGGACTGGGCTGCTCTCCACGCCAAGTCGCGTGGCGCCCCCTGGTGGAAGTCGTTCACCACCGGCAAGTCGGCTGAGAAGCTCGGTGGTATCCCCCACGACGTATACGGCATGACCTCGCTCTCGGTCCGTCAGTACATCCTCGGTGTTTACAAGGCCCACGGCCTCAACGAGAAGGAGGTCACCAAGCTCCAGACTGGTGGCCCCGACGGTGACCTCGGCTCCAACGAGATCCTCCTTTCCAACGACAAGACTGTCGGTATCATTGACGGCTCGGGTGTCCTCTACGACCCCCAGGGTCTCAAccgtgccgagctcgtccgtCTTGCCCGTGCCCGCAAGATGATCATCGAGTTTGACGACTCCAAGCTCGGCCCCGAGGGCTACAAGGTCCTTGTTGACCAGCAGGACTACAAGCTCCCCTCGGGCGAGGTCATTCCCGACACGACCGACTTCCGCAACAACTTCCACTTCCGTGTCAAGTGCGACATCTTCGTCCCCTGCGGTGGTCGTCCCGAGGCCGTCAACATTGGCAACGTCTCCAGACTCATCGACTCTGACGGCAAGCCCCACTTCAAGTACGTTGTCGAGGGTGCCAACCTCTTCTTCTCGCAGCAGGCCCGTCTCTTcctcgagaagaagggcgtGGTGCAGTACAAGGACTCGTCGACCAACAAGGGTGGTGTCACCTCGTCTtcgctcgaggtgctcgccgGTCTGTCGCTCTCCGACTCCGAGTACACCGACCTCATGATcttcaaggacggcaagcctTCGCCGTTCTACCAGTCGTACGTCAAGGACATTCAGCAAAAGATCTGCgagaacgccgccgccgagtacAACTGCATCAACAAGCAGTGGCACAAGCTCAAGGGCGCCAAGCCCCGTACTCTCATCTCGGACCAGCTCTCGTCGACCCTCAACAAGCTGCaggacgacctcgagttCTCCGACCTCTACGACAATGTCAAGTCGCGCAACAACGTCCTGGCTCACGCCTTCCCCAAGACCCTCCAGGACAAGATTGGCCTTGACAAGCTTGTTGAGCGCCTTCCCGAGGTCTACCTCCGTGCCGTCTGGTCGGCCTGGGTTTCGTCCAACTACATCTACCAGAACTCGCTCGAGGCGACCAACGTGGACTTCTTCCACTTCTTCTCCAAGCTCGCCGTGTAA
- the RAD21L1 gene encoding Double-strand-break repair protein rad21-like protein 1, whose protein sequence is MLITDLILEKRGPLYKVWKSAHQEKKLSKQEALGVDVGESVDVIITQDVEHLRVSGQLMLGVVRIYGRKAQYLMDDCKETRERISMAFRPGMVDLPADQIRANKNAITFTELAPNVDGMDVLDWSFHATGADLSVPRLAPLTQTNLRREYGAFNFGRPAASSIYGDSSSRQGSHDDSSHLDSQDFAGVDLGLGLDDWDMSMEIGRDAHRERSKSTQAMLRTPSDVGQGNDLPDLNNDFGNDFEPMDLDLGLDDLPDLDDTRARRASSTLSTPPPESPSHLNQTLNVSPRTAKRIADAQKSKDKTKRVRIVRADEELELADDEFAAPNDDSDILGEEQFIPADSNAVRLRDIIDDPTSFFLPTSRVGAESVFFAGPPGLAPELAELFTFNVNVLRRNREEEHEVDHANKRPRIEGPEEEVDDEVGRRREQSHLPSEAGFDAGIDTFGGDDLAFDFDGPLVTPPPVEKRPRAPSIAPSRAESIAREVQFGEQGDYALGIFDTRIRNSQGELESQTQSLASELGTPVKGGAASSIVELQGGGFSATTGMAMGLLRRELDAIEAADKAVSYDKVAAGASKRAASAFFFELLVLGTRDCVRLEQKKAFGPIEVRAKDRLWEGAEPVATA, encoded by the exons ATGCTCATCACCGACCTCATCCTCGAGAAGCGCGGCCCGCTCTACAAGGTCTGGAAGTCGGCACACCAGGAAAAAAAGCTCAGCAAGCAggaggccctcggcgtggaTGTCGGCGAGAGTGTTG ACGTGATCATCACTCAGGATGTCGAGCACCTCCGCGTCTCCGGCCAGCTCATGCTCGGTGTTGTCCGCATCTACGGACGCAAAGCGCAGTATCTGATGGATGACTGCAAGGAGACGCGCGAGCGCATCTCAATGGCCTTCCGTCCCGGTATGGTCGACCTGCCCGCCGACCAGATCCGTGCCAACAAGAATGCCATCACCTTCACCGAGCTGGCGCCAAATGTCGACGGCATGGATGTGCTCGACTGGTCGTTCCACGCGACTGGTGCCGACCTCTCTGTGCCGCGTCTGGCGCCTCTGACTCAGACCAACCTCCGCCGGGAGTACGGCGCGTTCAACTTTGGTCGCCCTGCCGCGTCGTCCATCTATGGCGACTCATCGTCCCGCCAGGGCTCGCACGACGACTCGTCACACCTTGACAGCCAGGACTTTGCTggtgtcgacctcggtctTGGTCTCGACGACTGGGACATGTCGATGGAAATCGGTCGTGACGCGCACCGCGAGCGCAGCAAGAGTACCCAGGCCATGCTCCGCACCCCGTCCGACGTTGGCCAGGGCAACGATCTGCCCGACCTCAACAATGACTTTGGCAATGACTTTGAGCCTATGGACCTGGACCTtgggctcgacgacctgcccgACCTTGACGatacacgcgcgcgccgcgcaagcAGCACGTTATCTACCCCTCCCCCCGAGTCCCCCTCGCACCTCAACCAGACTCTGAACGTCAGCCCGCGCACAGCCAagcgcatcgccgacgcTCAGAAGAGCAAGGACAAGACCAAGCGCGTGCGCATTGTgcgtgccgacgaggagctcgagctggccgacgacgagtttgcCGCGCCCAACGACGACTCCGACATTCTCGGTGAGGAGCAGTTTATCCCTGCCGACTCCAACGCTGTCCGCCTGCGCGATATTATCGACGACCCCACGTCATTCTTCCTTCCCAcgtcgcgcgtcggcgccgagtcggtctTCTTCGCCGGCCCACCGGGCCTTGCtcccgagctcgccgagctgttTACCTTTAATGTCAATGTGCTCCGCCGCaaccgcgaggaggagcacgaggtGGACCACGCGAACAAGCGGCCGCGCATCGAGGgccccgaggaggaggtcgacgacgaggttggccgtcgccgcgagcAGAGCCACCTTCCCAGTGAGGCTGGCTTTGACGCCGGCATCGACAcgtttggcggcgacgacctggcgTTCGACTTTGATGGACCGCTCGTCACCCCACCACCAGTCGAGAAGCGTCCCCGTGCGCCTTCTATTGCCCCTTCCAGAGCCGAGTCGATTGCCCGGGAGGTCCAATTTGGCGAGCAGGGTGACTACGCTCTAGGCATCTTTGACACGCGCATCCGCAACTCGCAGGGTGAGCTCGAGTCGCAGACTCAGTCGCTTGCATCCGAGCTCGGCACACCTgtcaagggcggcgcggcgtcgagcattGTCGAGTTgcagggcggcggcttctcggcgacgactggcATGGCGATGGGCCTCCTGCGGCGagagctcgacgccatcgaggcggccgacaaGGCTGTCTCGTACGACAAggtggccgccggcgcgtcaAAGCGTGCTGCGTCTGCATTCTTCTTTGAGCTGCTGGTCCTCGGTACGCGCGACTGTGTACGATTGGAACAGAAGAAGGCATTCGGGCCCATCGAGGTCCGTGCCAAGGACCGTCTTTGGGAGGGGGCCGAGCCGGTCGCTACGGCTTAA
- the ETF1 gene encoding putative electron transfer flavoprotein subunit alpha, mitochondrial, with the protein MLFRSVARTARTSSAIASSSLSTAAQRRLASSLVFLEQKGGKLSDSALTAVTAAKQVGGDVAGIVVGSKADVDSVLEQAKKIDGLSKVYAAASDSLAHGVAENVAPVLAEVVPAKSITHLFGAHTPAVKNVFPRLAGILGVSQISDIIALEGEDVFSRPVYAGNAILKLKSSDKDAVKVVTVRTTAFAKAAAEGGSAAVEEVAAKETDSPTKFVSEEIVVSSRPDLGSAAKVVSGGRALKSQDSFNTVLDPLADALGAAVGASRAAVDAGYADNSLQVGQTGKVVAPELYIAIGISGAIQHLAGMKDSKLIVAINKDADAPIFQVADVGLVADLFDAVPELVKEIEAAKK; encoded by the exons ATGCTCTTCCGCTCCGTcgcccgcaccgcccgcacctcgtcggccatcgcctcgagctcgctctcgaccgccgcccagcgccgcctcgcctcgtcgctcgtcttcctcgagcAGAAGGGTGGAAAGCTCAGCGACTCGGCCCTCACTGCCGTCACTGCCGCCAAGCAGGTCGGCGGAGAC GTCGCTGGTATCGTCGTTGGCTCCAAGGCCGATGTCGACTcggtcctcgagcaggccaagaA GATTGACGGCCTCTCCAAGgtctacgccgccgcctcggactcgctcgcgcacggTGTGGCTGAGA ACGTGGCacccgtcctcgccgaggtcgtcccCGCCAAGTCGATCACTCACCTCTTCGGTGCTCACACCCCCGCCGTGAAGAACGTCTTCCCCCGCCTCGCTGGTATCCTCGGCGTCTCGCAG ATCTCGGACATCATCGCcctcgagggtgaggacGTCTTCTCGCGCCCCGTCTACGCCGGTAACGCCATCCTCAAGCTCAAGTCGTccgacaaggacgccgtCAAGGTCGTCACTGTCCGCACCACTGCCTttgccaaggccgccgctgagGGTGGCTCGGCTGCCGTtgaggaggtcgccgccaaggagacTGACT CCCCTACCAAGTTCGTCTCGGAGGAGATTGTTGTCTCGTCGCGCCCCGACCTCGGCTCCGCTGCCAAGGTCGTCTCGGGTGGCCGTGCCCTCAAGTCGCAGGACAGCTTCAACACCGTCCTCGACCCTCTTGCTGACGCCCTCGGTGCCG CCGTCGGTGCTTCGCGTgctgccgtcgacgccggctaCGCCGACAACTCGCTCCAGGTTGGCCAGaccggcaaggtcgtcgcccCCGAGCTCTACATTGCCATTGGTATCTCGGGTGCCATCCAGCACCTTGCTGGTATGAAGGACTCGAAGCTCATTGTTGCCATCaacaaggacgccgacgctcccATCTTCCAGGTTGCCGACGTCGgactcgtcgccgacctcttTGACGCTGTTCCCGAACTCGTCAAGGAGATtgaggccgccaagaagTAA
- the snt2 gene encoding Lid2 complex component snt2, which yields MPSRQSDMAQQGFKVNSVKAANGETVHVNDHVYISLPWSDRDGTPYNIARILEFVPPANKDHRKAARGHANELHVRLAIYYRPSDVVGRNVSDFRLLYAAIHTMIEPVSVIRGRCYVRHKDKIDDLIKWKHTPDHFYFNKFYDPYIKREYEVLRTAAVNNIPPNVKEVLLQRYEYLLCEKEMVSDLLDAYRSCAVCNQWASSQTSVRCELCKQFYHMQCLTPPLSAKPAKGYSWGCQACTVQRRKDVESEKYRFVSNGGSAPPRGGKVAAAAKAAARKERLASNDQPDVMFRFWPWRYFGLYTRAEDTLSAEDLIFPRAVTRVGTKYQANVLSWEEQQEAEARHDAQVDQAGPSRLSLERGYDPGEKKHESTLEVWCTPSDELDAFMDEVRKLKHLPVPSYDVRLLNRAALLFTTVGRDKALQAVKSLKYADFDPIIWEDEEIAVFEEQLERNGGLDAWATSKALGKTPAEVLKFSYMWKNKKLKTENELIRQHRKVHAVHARNNSKTLGAPSLGKIRSRAESEASDDAVSLYGAAYVSTNKMQCATCSTRMSNVWWRCPRSVQGTAMCEACGSNYRKYGVITFTKAEDAKIIPKKEPRGTKRKAGDTASGASTPVPTGPPKLPPCSSCKKMEPKAAMARCKTCTYSVHSTCYGIPPEAMGPNWECELCANVRTEETNLEPRCVLCPKDTSLLVAKTKSKKPPADFDLLAALKPTEGCRWAHVLCATCIPEVRFSSSVTFKNVEGISAVSDEKWHSVCNLCAQTDGATMPCSDCGLEYHPSCAYQAGHRIGFEFSLVKPGRRDAVPIAKFKDAAGVMTPGIWCKGHDLDGRGIVDLFEMDPEQNENALQIYTGLYKTIAAGDAFPLLRKARRLDRFEPEPTPVLAAYTCSSCSIDVSPRWHADATGVKCHQCYFASMPVTA from the exons ATGCCCTCTCGCCAGTCCGACATGGCGCAGCAGGGCTTCAAGGTCAACTCGGTCAAGGCGGCCAACGGCGAGACGGTGCACGTGAACG ACCACGTCTACATCTCCCTCCCTTGGTCTGACCGTGAcg GCACCCCATACAACATTGCGCGGATACTCGAGTTCGTGCCCCCCGCCAACAAGGACCACCGGAAGGCGGCCCGCGGACACGCCAACGAGCTCCATGTCCGCCTGGCAATCTACTACAGGCCCAGCGAT GTCGTTGGCCGCAACGTCTCCGACTTCCGGCTCTTATACGCCGCGATCCATACCATGATCGAACCCGTCAGCGTCATCCGTGGGCGCTGCTACGTGCGGCACAAGGACAAGATCGACGACCTGATCAAGTGGAAGCATACCCCGGACCACTTCTACTTTAACAAGTTCTACGACCCCTACATCAAGCGCGAGTACGAGGTGCTGCGCACGGCCGCAGTGAACAACA TCCCGCCAAATGTCAAGGAGGTGCTCCTCCAACGCTACGAGTACCTCTTGTGCGAGAAGGAGATGGTGTCCGACCTCCTGGATGCATACCGCAGCTGTGCGGTCTGTAACCAGTGGGCCTCTAGCCAGACGAGTGTGCGGTGCGA ACTCTGCAAGCAGTTCTACCACATGCAGTGCCTCACGCCACCGCTGTCAGCCAAGCCAGCAAAAGGCTACTCTTGGGGTTGCCAGGCATGCACGGTGCAGAGGAGGAAGGATGTAGAGTCTGAAAAGTACCGCTTCGTCAGCAACGGTGGCTCTGCCCCACCACGCGGCGGAAAGGTCGCAGCGGCTGCCAAGGCtgcggcgaggaaggagcGGCTCGCAAGCAACGACCAACCCGACGTCATGTTCCGTTTCTGGCCATGGCGATACTTTGG TCTGTACACAAGAGCAGAGGACACGCTCAGTGCCGAAGACCTCATCTTCCCCCGCGCAGTCACACGTGTCGGGACAAAGTACCAGGCCAATGTGCTCTCATGGGAAGAGCagcaggaggccgaggcgcgccacGATGCGCAGGTCGATCAGGCGGGGCCATCAAGACTGAGcc TGGAACGAGGCTACGACCCAGGAGAGAAGAAGCACGAGTCGACGCTCGAGGTGTGGTGCACGCCAAGTGATGAAC TCGACGCCTTTATGGACGAGGTCCGCAAACTCAAGCACCTGCCCGTACCATCATACGACGTCAGGCTGCTGAACAGGGCTGCCTTGCTGTTTACCACTGTTGGCCGAGACAAGGCCCTGCAGGCTGTCAAGTCTCTAAAGTATGCCGACTTCGACCCTATTATT TGGGAGGATGAAGAAATCGCAGTCTTTGAGGAGCAACTGGAGAGGAATGGCGGTCTCGACGCCTGGGCGACCAGCAAGGCGCTCGGCAAGACACCAGCTGAGGTGCTCAAATTCTCGTACATGTGGAAGAACAAGAAGCTCAAGACGGAGAACGAACTCATCCGCCAGCACCGTAAAGTACACGCGGTCCACGCGAGGAACAACAGCAAGACGCTCGGAGCACCTTCACTGGGCAAGATTCGCTCACGCGCCGAGTCTGAAGCATCCGACGACGCCGTTTCGCTCTATGGCGCAGCGTACGTCAGCACCAACAAGATGCAATGCGCGACATGCTCGACGCGAATGTCGAATGTGTGGtggcgctgcccgcgctcTGTGCAGGGCACGGCGATGTGCGAGGCATGCGG CTCCAACTACAGGAAGTACGGCGTCATCACGTTTaccaaggccgaggatgcCAAGATTATCCCCAAGAAGGAGCCCAGAGGCaccaagcgcaaggcgggAGACACTGCAAGTGGCGCTTCGACACCGGTGCCCACAGGTCCGCCGAAACTCCCCCCATGTTCCTCGTGCAAGAAGATGGAGCCCAAGGCTGCCATGGCGCGCTGCAAGACTTGCACGTACTCTGTCCACTCTA caTGCTACGGCATCCCCCCAGAGGCCATGGGCCCGAACTGGGAGTGCGAGCTGTGTGCCAACGTCCGCACAGAGGAGACCAACCTCGAGCCACGCTGCGTCCTGTGCCCGAAGGACAcgtcgctcctcgtcgccaagacGAAGAGCAAGAAGCCACCAGCCGACTTTGACTTGCTCGCGGCACTCAAGCCGACGGAGGGATGCCGCTGGGCACACGTCCTCTGCGCGACATGTATCCCCGAGGTGCGGTTCTCCAGCAGCGTGACGTTCAAGAACGTCGAGGGGATCAGCGCGGTCTCAGACGAAAAGTGGCACTCTGTGTGCAACCTCTGCGCGCAGACGGATGGCGCGACTATGCCGTGCTCTGACTGCGGGCTAGAGTACCACCCCTCGTGCGCGTACCAGGCGGGTCACCGCATCGGTTTCGAGTTCAGCCTCGTCAAGCCCGGCCGCCGTGACGCGGTCCCCATCGCCAAGTTCAAGGACGCGGCGGGTGTCATGACCCCCGGGATCTGGTGCAAGGGGCACGACTTGGACGGCCGGGGCATTGTCGACCTTTTCGAGATGGACCCCGAACAGAACGAGAACGCGCTCCAGATCTACACGGGCCTGTACAAGACCATCGCAGCAGGCGATGCGTTCCCGCTCCTTCGCAAGGCACGCCGCCTGGACCGTTTTGAGCCCGAGCCAACGCCGGTGCTGGCCGCATACACATGCTCCAGCTGCTCGATCGACGTCTCGCCACGCTGGCACGCGGACGCCACGGGCGTCAAGTGCCACCAGTGCTACTTTGCCTCGATGCCCGTTACTGCATAG
- the sec72 gene encoding Translocation protein sec72: MAHENCNHGPGEHHHGHDHGHGHGHDHSHGPPGGPGGPPMEIQVDPAMQLLLDSLPHTPKPFALAEMPIPNTQPPITQVMVVCLEHKSPACELCNVNFTGLNYMHQFLRAAPPEAIPPPPNVQPPPQRAEQIKAAKEAGNTAFKAGNIPVAVQNYSRSADMALSRPPWELAAVSRDETAIALCNRSAAFALAGAWANALADAEAVIALKRPWTKGHFRRARALVGLNRIEEARDAIVDGLQFEPDDKELNNFLQEVDGKLAEQDKA; the protein is encoded by the exons atggctCACGAAAACTGCAACCACGGCCCAggcgagcaccaccacggccacgaccATGGCCACGGTCACGGCCACGACCACTCGCATGGCCCCCCCGGCGGACCAGGCGGACCGCCCATGGAGATCCAGGTCGACCCGGCGAtgcagctcctcctcgactcATTACCGCACACGCCCAAGCCGTttgcgctcgccgagatgCCCATCCCCAACACCCAGCCGCCCATCACCCAGGTCATGGTCGTCTGTCTCGAGCACAAGTCCCCGGCGTGCGAGCTGTGCAACGTCAACTTTACCGGCCTAAACTACATGCACCAGttcctccgcgccgcgccccccgAGGCTATCCCTCCGCCGCCCAATGTCCAACCCCCGCCCCAGCGTGCCGAGCAGatcaaggcggccaaggaggccggtAAC ACTGCATTCAAGGCCGGCAACATTCCCGTCGCAGTGCAAAACTACTCGCGGTCAGCCGACATGGCGCTTTCGCGGCCACCTTgggagctcgccgccgtgtcgcgcgacgagacggcTATTGCGCTGTGCAACCGCTCGGCAGCGTTCGCGCTTGCTGGGGCCTGGGCCAACGCCCtagccgacgccgaggctgtcATTGCGCTCAAGCGTCCTTGGACCAAGGGTCACTTCAG gcgagcacgcgcgctcGTGGGCCTGAACCGTATCGAGGAGGCGCGGGACGCGATTGTCGACGGGCTGCAGTTTGAGCCTGATGACAAGGAGCTCAACAACTTCCTGCaggaggtcgacggcaagctTGCCGAGCAGGACAAGGCATAG
- the YOP1_0 gene encoding Protein YOP1, with translation MAQVADLADDHPLPPASDIAPPKKSASSPKPTAAAAALARAREQYAKAGVALTRARDRADDLSRHPHALRAREIAETQLNALRKVLLKSDTVKDTVELTKLDPAVIVFGTLTFFLVFIWYDLFNIAFPVTTAVIFARPAYHAILALDDRHAPPEDVDNTLAAFVLLGLVQTVEAFFGRALVAVIPHYFVLKLALFYYLNHPRLQGAAKVHDKLLKNLVATSPPFTPSPLPRPDQDLSPQKQQKLYTPKSFSKNGYSTSQL, from the exons ATGGCTCaagtcgccgacctcgccgacgaccaccccctcccccccgccTCGGACATTGCTCCCCCAAAGAAGTCCGCTTCGTCGCCCaagccgacggcggcggcggcggccctTGCGCGCGCAAGGGAGCAGTACGCCAAGGCCGGTGTCGCGCTCACCCGCGcccgcgaccgcgccgacgacctctCGCGCCACCCGCACGCCCTCCGTGCCCGCGAGATCGCCGAGACGCAGCTGAATGCCCTGCGCAAGGTGCTCCTCAAGAGCGACACGGTCAAGGACACGGTCGAgctcaccaagctcgaccccgcgGTCATCGTCTTTGGCACCCTCACCTT cttCCTCGTGTTCATCTGGTACGACCTGTTCAACATTGCGTTCCCTGTCACCACGGCCGTCATCTTTGCTCGTCCGGCGTACCACGCCATCCTTGCTCTTGACGACCGCCATGCGCCCCCCGAGGACGTGGACAACACTCTCGCCGCgttcgtcctcctcggcttgGTCCAGACTGTCGAGGCGTTCTTTggccgcgccctcgtcgccgtcatcc CCCACTACTTTGTCCTCAAGCTCGCCCTGTTCTACTACCTCAACCACCCCCGTCTCCAG GGTGCGGCCAAGGTTCACGACAAGCTTCTCAAGAACCTCGtggccacctcgcccccaTTCACTCCCAGTCCTCTTCCCCGCCCAGACCAGGACCTCTCGCCCCAGAAGCAGCAGAAGCTCTACACGCCCAAGTCGTTCTCCAAAAACGGCTACTCCACCAGCCAGCTCTAA